In the Leptolyngbya sp. SIO1E4 genome, one interval contains:
- a CDS encoding TetR/AcrR family transcriptional regulator, whose translation MTVALNKTDKATQILNGALQEFLARGYAGTSMDRVAATAGVSKPTVYNHFQDKEGLFRALVQKIARERFQLKFNPESLSRPPEESLPYLLESLLETIAGDDEYHDFFRLVIGESGRFPELARTFITYLSKPGLEMMQCYFDNHPEFGFTDSRPISQIVIGSVVHMMLTQYILHGRDIMPLSRDRFIETLTNLLISSPNSLQF comes from the coding sequence ATGACCGTCGCTTTGAATAAAACTGACAAAGCTACCCAGATACTTAATGGTGCACTCCAAGAGTTTTTGGCGCGGGGATATGCAGGCACCAGTATGGATCGGGTGGCAGCCACGGCAGGGGTGTCAAAGCCGACGGTTTACAACCATTTCCAAGATAAGGAGGGGTTGTTTCGGGCGTTGGTGCAAAAGATCGCGCGGGAGCGATTTCAGCTGAAATTTAATCCAGAGTCTTTGAGCCGACCGCCGGAAGAGTCTTTGCCTTACTTGCTAGAGTCGCTGCTGGAAACGATCGCAGGGGATGATGAGTATCACGATTTTTTTCGGCTCGTCATTGGAGAATCAGGGCGCTTCCCAGAACTCGCGAGAACCTTTATCACGTATCTCAGTAAGCCCGGATTGGAAATGATGCAGTGCTATTTCGACAATCATCCCGAATTCGGATTTACCGATTCTCGGCCCATCTCACAAATCGTCATTGGCTCTGTCGTACACATGATGCTGACTCAATACATTTTGCATGGTCGAGACATCATGCCTTTGAGTCGAGACCGGTTCATTGAAACTCTGACAAATCTGTTGATTAGCTCACCTAATTCGCTCCAGTTTTAG
- the rnc gene encoding ribonuclease III — protein MSSSPSFKNPALFLQAMTHKSYGREHPGVGSDNERLEFLGDAILTFLCGEFLFQRYPTKAEGELTALRASLVDATQLGKFAEQLRLNQHLRLGRGVEGSGGRRNVRLLSSAFEALVGAYFLDQQATVEPVRDFVFPLFESVVDVLADPTRNVNEKSRLQEWSLANTGTIPNYAIIAESGPDHAKLFTAEVCIGAQAYGQGTGRRKQDAEKAAARDGLKRLGLL, from the coding sequence ATGAGCAGCTCGCCATCTTTTAAGAACCCGGCACTTTTTCTGCAAGCAATGACGCATAAGTCTTATGGTCGGGAGCATCCAGGCGTTGGAAGTGATAACGAACGCCTAGAGTTTTTAGGGGATGCTATCTTGACCTTCCTCTGTGGCGAATTTTTGTTTCAGCGATATCCCACGAAGGCCGAGGGAGAATTGACTGCGTTGCGGGCTTCCTTAGTCGATGCAACCCAGCTAGGCAAGTTTGCTGAACAGCTGCGGCTAAATCAGCATCTCCGCCTAGGCCGGGGGGTTGAGGGGAGTGGGGGCCGTCGAAATGTGCGATTGCTGAGCAGTGCGTTTGAAGCGTTGGTCGGCGCGTATTTTCTGGATCAGCAAGCGACGGTAGAGCCTGTCCGGGACTTTGTATTTCCTCTGTTTGAGTCGGTGGTAGACGTGCTGGCGGATCCGACTCGTAATGTGAATGAGAAAAGTCGTCTGCAAGAATGGTCGCTGGCGAACACAGGCACTATCCCCAATTACGCCATCATTGCCGAATCTGGGCCGGATCACGCCAAGCTCTTTACTGCAGAGGTTTGTATTGGGGCACAGGCCTATGGGCAGGGAACCGGACGGCGGAAGCAAGATGCTGAAAAAGCAGCTGCTCGAGATGGGCTCAAGCGACTGGGGTTACTGTAA